Part of the Archangium lipolyticum genome, CCTTCATCCCGCGCCCCGGGCAGATCAACGCCTGGGACAACGAGGACTTCGTCAAGGCGGTGAAGGCCACCGGACGCAAGCAGCTCATCATCGCGGGCGTCGTGACCGAGGTCTGCGTTGCCTTCCCGACGCTGTCGGCCCTCGCCGAGGACTTCGAGGTGTTCGTCGTGACGGATGCCTCTGGCACGTTCAACGAGGTCGTGCGCCACTCCTCCTGGGACCGGATGTCCGCGGCGGGCGCGCAGCTCATGACGTGGTTCGCCGTCGCCTGCGAGCTGCACCGCGACTGGCGCCGTGACATCGAGGGTCTGGGCGCGCTGTTCTCGAAGCACATCCCCGACTACCGTAACCTGATGACCAGCTACAACACGTTCAAGGCAGCCAATCCCCTGACCAAGTCCGTGCCCTGAGCTGGACGCGCGGACGGCCGCGCTACGTGTTGGCCCCTGGGGTGAAGGAGGGGCTGGTGGAGGAGTGCCGCGGCAGGCGCACGGTGAAGGTGGTTCCCTCCTCGGGCGTGGAGCGCACGTCGATGCTCCCGCCATGCGCGAGGACGATCTGCCGGGTGATGAAGAGCCCCAGGCCGAGGCTGCCCTGACCCGCCCCGGCCTCGGGTCCCCGCCGGTAGGGCTCGAAGAGCTTCGCCAGCACCTCCGGTGGGATGGCGCGACCCACGTTCTCGTTGTG contains:
- the ycaC gene encoding isochorismate family cysteine hydrolase YcaC; the encoded protein is MSKPYSRLERDNAAVLLVDHQAGLLSLVRDFNPDQFKNNVLALADLAAYFKLPTILTTSFEQGPNGPLIPELKEKFPDAPFIPRPGQINAWDNEDFVKAVKATGRKQLIIAGVVTEVCVAFPTLSALAEDFEVFVVTDASGTFNEVVRHSSWDRMSAAGAQLMTWFAVACELHRDWRRDIEGLGALFSKHIPDYRNLMTSYNTFKAANPLTKSVP